The following coding sequences lie in one Arachis ipaensis cultivar K30076 chromosome B03, Araip1.1, whole genome shotgun sequence genomic window:
- the LOC107628725 gene encoding large ribosomal RNA subunit accumulation protein YCED homolog 2, chloroplastic isoform X2 — translation MAKASNLVSPRIFNSVFNPCHQSNTIRLHSQLNSHNHSNNAIASTKRNDNFHSPLIGKNTSRATRRRLITISPGDGRYHGDWTSNYHVSLQELQLQDLIEDDNDQHKDAQVFIKLNIQKHASFGLSVDGRVMTSFTRKCGTCCSPYCQQIDANFNVWVLMANRDNRKMQLPEIGGDPSVIYVRPGSEVNLDSLVQDAIRLNSTVKDTCSELCEKSEGTILFSSGQGQAYVDKKWFSRLLELKKKKANS, via the exons ATGGCCAAAGCTTCAAATTTGGTGTCTCCAAGGATCTTCAATTCAGTTTTCAATCCATGCCACCAATCCAACACCATCAGGTTGCACTCTCAGTTGAATTCTCACAATCATTCCAACAATGCCATTGCCTCTACCAAAAGAAATGATAACTTTCACTCTCCATtg ATTGGCAAGAACACAAGCAGGGCGACTCGTCGCCGGCTGATCACGATATCACCAGGTGACGGCAGATATCATGGGGATTGGACAAGCAACTACCATGTATCATTGCAAGAGCTGCAGTTACAGGATTTGATTGAAGATGATAATGATCAACACAAGGATGCACAAGTATTCATCAAACTCAACATCCAAAAG CATGCTAGCTTTGGCCTATCAGTGGATGGAAGAGTTATGACATCATTCACTAGAAAGTGTGGCACCTGTTGTTCCCCATATTGCCAACAG ATTGACGCAAACTTTAACGTATGGGTTCTCATGGCAAATAGAGATAACCGCAAGATGCAACTACCCGAAATTGGTGGTGATCCTTCT GTGATATATGTCAGACCAGGATCTGAGGTTAATTTGGATTCTCTTGTACAAGATGCTATCAGGCTAAACTCCACAGTAAAG GATACTTGCTCTGAGTTGTGCGAGAAATCTGAGGGTACAATACTAT tttcAAGTGGACAAGGTCAGGCCTATGTTGATAAAAAGTGGTTTTCTAGATTACTGGAactgaagaaaaagaaagcaaactCATGA
- the LOC107628728 gene encoding anamorsin homolog produces MDATKTSVAVLACTDEAVLPVSQVFEAIKELGNEGAEQYDPLVVTSASSLSKLPVESSSVDIVVLIWLSLDCPMDQLVQEGLRVLKSGGTTLIIKSSQSAAGSPDTIISDLQSKLLLAGFIEAQVVQLKSTVLSGGRFSGIKAKKPSWKVGSSFALKKVVKNSPKVQIDVDSDLIDEDSLLTEEDLKKPQLPPSDCEIGSTRKACKNCTCGRAEEEEKAVKLGLTAEQINNPQSACGNCGLGDAFRCGTCPYKGLPPFKLGEKVTLAGNFLAADI; encoded by the exons ATG GATGCTACAAAGACTAGCGTTGCTGTGTTGGCATGTACGGATGAAGCAGTTCTTCCTGTAAGTCAAGTATTTGAAGCCATTAAAGAACTTGGAAATGAAGGGGCTGAGCAATATGATCCTTTGGTGGTTACATCTGCATCATCACTAA GCAAACTGCCAGTAGAATCTTCCTCTGTAGACATTGTGGTTTTAATCTGGCTGTCTCTTGATTGTCCTATGGACCAACTGGTTCAAGAAGGCCTGAGAGTGTTGAAATCAGGTGGAACAACTCTCATTATCAAGTCATCTCAGTCTGCTGCAGGTTCACCTGATACG ATTATATCTGATCTTCAGAGCAAGTTATTGTTGGCTGGGTTTATAGAAGCTCAAGTTGTACAATTAAAATCAACTGTCCTATCAGGAGGCAGATTCTCTGGG ATCAAAGCTAAAAAGCCTTCATGGAAAGTTGGATCATCTTTTGCACTGAAGAAAGTGGTGAAGAATTCACCTAAAGTGCAAATTGATGTAGACTCAGATCTGATTGATGAGGATAGTCTTTTGACTGAAGAAGATTTAAAGAAACCCCAGCTTCCACCTA GTGATTGTGAAATTGGAAGTACAAGAAAAGCCTGTAAAAATTGCACATGTGGGAGGgctgaagaagaggaaaaagcaGTAAAGCTAGGATTAACTGCAGAACAGATCAATAATCCTCAATCAGCTTGTGGAAAT TGTGGACTAGGGGATGCTTTCAGATGCGGTACATGTCCTTACAAGGGGCTTCCTCCCTTCAAATTGGGCGAGAAG GTTACACTGGCCGGTAACTTCCTTGCAGCAGACATATAG
- the LOC110269353 gene encoding uncharacterized protein LOC110269353, whose product MTPPPSKPLTPQEWETLIEDFQFSGEERRQNKWSSLPSLFDLLVNLVLRKDFLLSVKFQLLVFLNEFSDSFFTSNDDHAYQLDRVIDALHTVVQSPIDSVYITISFREQFMISVTSIVVSLVEVLLTVINWPNFGSDRQTRYIACECLRELEGSNPYLLSDVVGHL is encoded by the exons ATGA cGCCTCCACCGTCGAAGCCGCTAACACCTCAGGAATGGGAAACCCTAATCGAGGACTTCCAATTCAGCGGCGAAGAGAGAAGGCAGAACAAGTGGAGCTCTCTCCCTTCGCTCTTCGATCTCCTCGTCAACTTGGTCCTCCGCAAGGACTTCCTTCTCTCCGTCAAGTTCCAGCTCCTCGTATTCCTCAACGAGTTCTCCGATTCATTCTTCACTTCCAATGACGACCACGCATACCAACTCGACCGTGTAATTGACGCGCTCCACACCGTCGTCCAATCCCCGATCGACAGCGTTTACATAACCATCTCATTCAGAGAACAGTTCATGATCTCCGTTACCTCGATCG ttgtaagtttggttgAGGTATTGTTAACGGTCATCAACTGGCCAAATTTCGGGTCGGATCGTCAAACCCGATATATCGCATGCGAGTGCTTGCGCGAATTGGAGGGTTCCAACCCGTACCTTCTCTCCGACGTCGTTGGCCACTTGTAG
- the LOC107628727 gene encoding DPH4 homolog, protein MLLDKNVIHETHYKVLNVKEDSSYEEIRASYRSAILSLHPDKLLKSSDASGSNQTSGDRFLKVQKAWEVLGDSSSRLFYDSELRSSRRDVSAVDVAEDLSLEDMMNEDDGEALELFYQCRCGDYFSIDSLELQKMGYSLLRDESRISILNNDSLPGSVILPCGSCSLKARLVINMDEH, encoded by the coding sequence ATGCTTCTGGACAAGAATGTCATTCATGAAACGCATTATAAGGTTCTCAATGTCAAGGAAGATTCAAGTTATGAAGAAATCCGTGCTAGTTACCGCTCCGCCATACTCAGTTTGCATCCTGATAAGCTATTGAAATCTTCTGATGCATCCGGCAGCAATCAAACTAGTGGAGATAGATTTCTCAAAGTACAAAAGGCGTGGGAAGTTCTTGGCGATTCAAGCTCTCGTTTATTTTATGATAGTGAGCTCCGAAGTTCAAGGCGTGATGTCTCAGCTGTTGATGTTGCAGAAGATTTAAGCTTAGAGGATATGATGAATGAAGATGACGGAGAAGCATTGGAACTGTTTTATCAGTGCAGATGTGGAGATTACTTCTCTATAGACTCATTGGAATTGCAGAAAATGGGGTATTCCTTGTTGAGGGATGAAAGTAGAATATCTATATTGAACAATGATTCTTTGCCAGGATCAGTAATTCTTCCCTGTGGATCATGTTCTCTAAAAGCTCGTCTGGTAATCAATATGGATGAACACTGA
- the LOC107628725 gene encoding large ribosomal RNA subunit accumulation protein YCED homolog 2, chloroplastic isoform X1, which yields MAKASNLVSPRIFNSVFNPCHQSNTIRLHSQLNSHNHSNNAIASTKRNDNFHSPLIGKNTSRATRRRLITISPGDGRYHGDWTSNYHVSLQELQLQDLIEDDNDQHKDAQVFIKLNIQKHASFGLSVDGRVMTSFTRKCGTCCSPYCQQIDANFNVWVLMANRDNRKMQLPEIGGDPSVIYVRPGSEVNLDSLVQDAIRLNSTVKVCSLEFQIIISSYFRSFNFFFHVLICRILALSCARNLRVQYYFQVDKVRPMLIKSGFLDYWN from the exons ATGGCCAAAGCTTCAAATTTGGTGTCTCCAAGGATCTTCAATTCAGTTTTCAATCCATGCCACCAATCCAACACCATCAGGTTGCACTCTCAGTTGAATTCTCACAATCATTCCAACAATGCCATTGCCTCTACCAAAAGAAATGATAACTTTCACTCTCCATtg ATTGGCAAGAACACAAGCAGGGCGACTCGTCGCCGGCTGATCACGATATCACCAGGTGACGGCAGATATCATGGGGATTGGACAAGCAACTACCATGTATCATTGCAAGAGCTGCAGTTACAGGATTTGATTGAAGATGATAATGATCAACACAAGGATGCACAAGTATTCATCAAACTCAACATCCAAAAG CATGCTAGCTTTGGCCTATCAGTGGATGGAAGAGTTATGACATCATTCACTAGAAAGTGTGGCACCTGTTGTTCCCCATATTGCCAACAG ATTGACGCAAACTTTAACGTATGGGTTCTCATGGCAAATAGAGATAACCGCAAGATGCAACTACCCGAAATTGGTGGTGATCCTTCT GTGATATATGTCAGACCAGGATCTGAGGTTAATTTGGATTCTCTTGTACAAGATGCTATCAGGCTAAACTCCACAGTAAAGGTGTGTTCATTAGAATTTCAAATCATTATAAGTTCTTATTTTAGAagctttaatttcttttttcatGTATTAATTTGCAGGATACTTGCTCTGAGTTGTGCGAGAAATCTGAGGGTACAATACTAT tttcAAGTGGACAAGGTCAGGCCTATGTTGATAAAAAGTGGTTTTCTAGATTACTGGAactga
- the LOC107628724 gene encoding protein S-acyltransferase 11-like, whose product MASSSSSSSSSSSLPEEQHVTTVSENYETTCWGCGLRLSLPTCTSVFKCGWCGALTNPNKQKNVTKGCWWRRLWERCIVSFVFVFMLFIIFGAVWAVLPIVFSFSFFSGIFHSTISAILSIATISFFSLVAFHGAGSPPNILWGSYPTVGRNELENYTFCYYCSKPKSPRTHHCRTCGKCILDMDHHCPFIGNCVGADNHRCFIAFLISALAGTSYASIMSIYAMSHIWQMPSLTYSFENLDGPIGLFPQSRRIVEIMITALSSLLFQSSRGVILVYIIIASVSVQIGLSILLCQQLYYIYEGETYLGHLNLQAHSIEAKKDCQNLVRFFGFPYSVKRFLPNSLLPQKIHVK is encoded by the exons atggcttcttcttcttcttcctcctcctcttcttcttctttacctGAG GAGCAGCATGTGACTACAGTTTCTGAGAATTATGAAACAACATGCTGGGGTTGTGGACTGCGCCTTTCGCTTCCTACTTGTACATCTGTTTTCAAATGTGGCTGGTGTGGAGCTTTAACAAATCCAAACAAGCAGAAAAATGTCACTAAGGGCTGTTGGTGGAGACGGCTGTGGGAGCGGTGCATCGTTTCATTTGTCTTTGTGTTTATGCTCTTTATAATAT TTGGTGCAGTGTGGGCAGTCCTTCCCATTGTCTTTTCTTTCAGTTTCTTTTCTGGAATTTTTCACTCTACCATTTCAGCAATCTTGTCCATAGCCACCATTTCTTTCTTCAGCCTCGTTGCATTTCACGGTGCTGGATCGCCTCCAAACATATTATGGGGAAGTTACCCAACTGTAGGTAGAAATGAACTGGAAAATTACACTTTCTGTTACTACTGCTCGAAACCTAAGTCACCGAGAACCCATCACTGTCGAACATGTGGAAAATGTATACTCGACATGGATCACCACTGCCCATTT ATTGGGAACTGTGTTGGTGCAGATAACCACCGCTGCTTCATCGCCTTCCTCATCTCCGCTTTGGCCGGAACCTCCTATGCTTCTATAATGTCCATATATGCAATGTCCCATATATGGCAAATGCCATCACTGACATACTCTTTTGAAAACTTGGATGGGCCTATAGGCCTATTTCCTCAATCGAGACGTATCGTCGAAATTATGATTACTGCACTGAGTTCTCTTCTATTCCAATCCTCAAGGGGTGTTATTCTTGTTTACATAATCATTGCAAGTGTTTCAGTGCAGATAGGACTGAGTATTCTTCTGTGTCAGCAACTGTATTATATTTATGAAGGGGAAACTTACTTGGGTCACCTCAACTTGCAAGCTCATAGCATAGAGGCAAAGAAGGATTGCCAAAATCTTGTTAGATTTTTTGGTTTCCCATATTCTGTAAAAAGATTTTTGCCAAACTCTCTGCTTCCTCAGAAGATACATGTTAAGTGA